The following proteins are encoded in a genomic region of Spirosoma sp. SC4-14:
- a CDS encoding ATP-binding protein, which produces MLFHQPDTLALSQLLDALPDAVVWMRAVRNETNEIVNFQIEYSNQEAQERTQGQYQVSVGTLVLGNNEHDKPYMEQAFQTMCGIMETGQAQEHSFFNSSLNGWYQNRRSKLDDGILSITRDISRWKAVDDERQTQNELLQAILDSSINNIFVYEAIRDLAGQICDFRVRLVNPVGRQDVMHRYGKDPLVNTLLQFRPDSRVSGQFNLFCQVVETGQPIWAQHYFADIQAWYDTSITKLGDGCVVTGIDVTQQKLDLLNYKHQSDLIHNVLNGISNGIMAFEAIRNTDGQIEDLRISTANQIGANVAGKPIDQLVGRRALIDFPGIKPAGLFDLFVETIETGAELQKELFYKADNLDVRVHVSTSKLGDGLVVTYNDITESRRIQQEIVETADLLQTVINNSPAALVLYEPMLDNENEIIDFRYKLVNPIAAEATGRALDYMQDNTLFSMFPMAAQQGFFDRLIHVLQTGEPLQYEQHFSGDDVDLWADITMVKQGDDVLTVFQYITELKRTQQELERSRAELQTVIDRSQTGIFLFSPVRNEAGEIIDFRFRVANRQAVGLAGGDVDTFIGSLGSSVFPEYKNNGLFDTYYRVHQTAESCRFEFNANLRGTELWLDIMATKMGDEVLVTFSDFTALKQLQQQLEASVIELQRSNRNLEQFAYIASHDLQEPLRKIQAFGDIIQVQYASVVGESGADMIRRMQVAAARMQVLIKDVLAYSRVSAKREAHKTVDLNIIVTEVLVDLETSINDAQAIIQIDRLPIIAGDALQMQQLFQNLISNSLKFSHPDRTLGISIKTRLVRANEIEMAVMPSDAQRDFHLIEFADNGIGFEPHHADRIFQVFQRLHGRSEYQGTGIGLAIVQKVVENHQGYIMATGKPELGATFRILLPVR; this is translated from the coding sequence ATGCTATTTCATCAGCCCGACACCCTGGCGTTGTCGCAACTTCTCGATGCCTTACCGGATGCCGTTGTTTGGATGAGGGCTGTTCGTAACGAAACGAATGAGATCGTAAATTTTCAGATCGAGTATTCAAATCAGGAAGCCCAGGAGCGAACCCAGGGCCAATACCAGGTTAGTGTCGGTACGCTGGTGCTAGGCAATAATGAGCATGATAAACCATACATGGAACAGGCTTTTCAGACCATGTGTGGTATTATGGAAACCGGACAAGCGCAGGAACACAGTTTCTTTAACTCAAGCCTGAATGGATGGTACCAGAACCGGCGCTCGAAACTGGACGATGGCATTCTGAGCATCACCCGCGATATTTCGCGCTGGAAAGCCGTCGATGACGAACGGCAGACACAAAATGAACTGCTACAGGCCATTCTGGATTCGTCGATCAATAACATATTTGTTTACGAAGCCATTCGGGATCTAGCGGGTCAGATTTGTGATTTTCGGGTGCGACTGGTAAATCCTGTTGGTCGGCAGGACGTAATGCATCGATACGGTAAAGACCCGCTTGTAAATACATTGCTCCAATTCAGGCCCGATTCGCGCGTGAGCGGCCAGTTTAATCTGTTTTGTCAAGTCGTTGAAACCGGGCAGCCTATTTGGGCGCAACACTACTTCGCTGATATACAGGCGTGGTACGATACTTCAATTACGAAACTGGGCGATGGATGCGTGGTTACCGGTATCGATGTTACGCAGCAGAAACTGGATCTGCTGAATTATAAACACCAGTCCGATTTAATCCACAATGTGCTGAACGGCATCTCGAATGGCATTATGGCCTTTGAAGCCATTCGGAATACCGACGGTCAGATTGAAGATTTACGGATTTCGACAGCCAATCAGATTGGCGCCAACGTAGCTGGTAAGCCTATTGACCAATTGGTTGGGCGACGGGCGCTGATCGATTTTCCGGGCATTAAACCAGCCGGACTTTTTGACTTGTTCGTCGAAACCATAGAAACGGGAGCCGAACTGCAAAAAGAGCTTTTTTATAAGGCCGATAATCTGGACGTTCGGGTGCATGTTAGTACCAGTAAACTGGGCGATGGGCTGGTTGTGACCTATAATGACATAACAGAAAGTCGACGAATTCAACAAGAAATCGTTGAAACGGCCGATCTACTTCAGACTGTTATCAATAATTCGCCTGCTGCGCTGGTGCTGTATGAACCCATGCTGGATAACGAAAACGAAATAATCGACTTTCGGTATAAACTGGTAAATCCAATAGCCGCCGAGGCAACCGGTCGAGCGCTGGACTATATGCAGGACAATACCTTGTTTAGCATGTTTCCGATGGCTGCGCAGCAAGGGTTCTTCGATCGGTTGATTCATGTGTTACAAACAGGCGAGCCTTTGCAGTATGAGCAGCATTTTTCTGGTGATGACGTTGATTTGTGGGCCGATATTACGATGGTAAAACAGGGCGACGATGTGCTGACTGTTTTTCAGTATATAACGGAACTGAAGCGAACCCAGCAGGAACTGGAGCGTTCAAGAGCTGAATTGCAGACAGTTATCGACCGTTCGCAAACCGGTATTTTTTTATTTAGTCCGGTGCGGAACGAAGCTGGCGAGATAATCGATTTCCGGTTTCGGGTGGCAAACCGGCAGGCTGTGGGGCTGGCAGGTGGAGACGTAGATACATTTATTGGCAGCTTAGGTAGCTCTGTATTTCCCGAGTACAAAAACAATGGGTTGTTCGATACCTATTATAGAGTTCATCAAACGGCTGAGAGTTGTCGATTTGAGTTCAATGCCAATTTGCGCGGAACAGAGCTCTGGCTCGATATTATGGCCACCAAAATGGGCGATGAGGTATTGGTGACGTTTAGTGACTTCACTGCCCTGAAGCAGCTTCAGCAACAACTGGAGGCTTCTGTAATTGAGCTTCAGCGATCGAACCGGAACCTGGAACAGTTTGCTTACATTGCCAGTCATGATTTGCAGGAACCGCTCCGCAAAATTCAGGCCTTTGGCGACATTATTCAGGTTCAATATGCTTCGGTAGTTGGCGAATCGGGTGCCGACATGATTCGGCGTATGCAGGTAGCAGCCGCCCGAATGCAGGTGCTGATTAAAGATGTGCTGGCTTATTCGCGGGTGTCGGCAAAACGCGAAGCGCACAAGACTGTCGATTTGAATATCATAGTGACCGAAGTATTGGTTGATCTGGAAACAAGTATTAACGATGCTCAGGCCATTATACAGATTGACCGGTTGCCGATTATTGCAGGCGACGCGCTCCAGATGCAACAGCTTTTTCAGAATTTAATCAGTAATTCCTTAAAGTTTTCGCATCCCGATCGTACTCTTGGCATTTCTATTAAAACCCGATTGGTGCGGGCAAACGAAATCGAAATGGCCGTTATGCCTTCCGACGCACAGCGGGACTTTCATCTTATTGAGTTTGCTGATAACGGAATCGGCTTTGAACCTCATCATGCCGACCGAATTTTCCAGGTATTTCAGCGACTTCACGGGCGGAGCGAATATCAGGGCACGGGCATTGGGCTGGCCATTGTTCAAAAGGTCGTTGAGAACCATCAGGGCTATATTATGGCCACTGGAAAGCCTGAACTGGGGGCTACTTTTCGTATACTATTACCCGTTCGGTAG
- a CDS encoding FAD-binding protein, with protein sequence MRLKDKLPLSYLLFTTRGRINRSAYWLVSAFIWSTFYVLHTLLRDFVGEGATYCLYPLLLGSLVATATKRLHDTNRSGYWLLVVLVPVLGPLWLIYQLGFRKGTPQQNGFGTVPNEAADYLKNDRGQSIPHRPTAERIINDVTQLNPVVVAKVFRPTSIAHLQERLRTTTGPISVGGGRFSMGGQTASQQSLHIDMRELNQIISFSKENRLITVQTGIRWCDIQRFIDPHDLSIKIMQTYANFTVGGALSVNCHGRYMGHGPLILSVRAIEVVLANGTLVRASRTENPALFYGAIGGYNGLGIMVTAELDLEDNVAVRREHQKLDRLTYRPFFVESIRDNPDAVFHNGDMYPPSFTNMRAVTWVKTTQKPTVKKRLMPLRESYPLERYFLWAFTETAFGKWRREHIVDPLLYLAHPIHWRNYEAGYDVAELEPRSRKKRTYVLQEYFVPIWHFESFSEQMSEIFNRYQVNVINVSVRHALPDSGSLLAWAREEVFAFVVYYKQRTHAVEKNKVAIWTRELIDAVLSVGGTYYLPYQVHATPDQFHRAYPNAQTLFALKQELDPAFRFRNVFWDTYYHPTVTEPRSLPQHTTNYE encoded by the coding sequence ATGCGTCTAAAAGATAAACTCCCCCTTAGCTACCTTTTATTTACAACTCGGGGCCGGATTAACCGCTCTGCCTACTGGCTGGTGTCGGCCTTTATCTGGAGTACATTTTACGTACTCCACACATTGCTCCGCGACTTCGTGGGCGAAGGTGCAACCTATTGTTTATATCCGCTCCTGCTTGGTTCATTGGTAGCCACTGCCACCAAACGGCTGCACGACACCAACCGATCGGGCTATTGGCTGCTGGTTGTTTTGGTTCCGGTTCTTGGCCCGCTCTGGCTCATCTATCAATTAGGCTTTCGGAAAGGCACTCCGCAGCAAAACGGATTCGGAACCGTTCCGAACGAAGCCGCCGATTATTTAAAAAACGATCGGGGTCAGTCGATTCCGCACCGCCCCACCGCAGAACGGATCATTAACGACGTAACCCAACTGAATCCGGTAGTTGTTGCCAAGGTTTTCCGGCCAACCTCCATCGCGCATTTGCAGGAACGCCTTCGCACCACTACCGGCCCGATATCTGTAGGTGGTGGGCGCTTTAGCATGGGAGGGCAGACGGCTAGTCAGCAGAGCCTGCACATCGATATGCGGGAATTGAATCAAATTATCAGCTTTTCGAAAGAAAACCGGCTCATTACCGTACAAACCGGCATTCGCTGGTGCGACATTCAACGCTTCATCGACCCACATGACCTCAGCATCAAAATTATGCAGACATACGCCAACTTTACGGTTGGTGGGGCATTGAGTGTCAACTGTCATGGGCGCTACATGGGCCACGGTCCGCTTATTCTGTCGGTGCGGGCTATTGAAGTGGTGTTGGCGAATGGAACGCTCGTTCGGGCCAGTCGCACCGAAAATCCGGCTCTTTTCTACGGAGCTATTGGTGGTTATAACGGTCTGGGCATTATGGTTACGGCCGAACTAGACCTGGAAGATAACGTGGCCGTACGGCGCGAACACCAGAAACTTGACCGACTGACTTATCGGCCATTTTTTGTCGAATCCATCCGCGACAACCCGGATGCCGTTTTTCATAATGGAGATATGTATCCACCTTCCTTTACGAATATGCGCGCCGTTACGTGGGTTAAAACAACGCAGAAGCCAACCGTAAAAAAACGCCTGATGCCCCTCCGCGAGTCCTATCCGCTGGAACGTTATTTTCTGTGGGCTTTTACCGAAACGGCTTTTGGCAAATGGCGTCGCGAGCATATAGTAGACCCGCTTTTGTACCTGGCCCATCCAATTCACTGGCGTAACTACGAAGCCGGTTATGATGTGGCCGAACTAGAACCCCGATCGCGCAAAAAACGGACGTATGTTCTTCAGGAATACTTCGTACCCATCTGGCATTTCGAATCCTTTTCGGAGCAGATGAGCGAGATTTTTAACCGCTATCAGGTAAACGTCATCAATGTTTCGGTTCGTCATGCCCTTCCCGATTCGGGTTCTTTACTGGCCTGGGCTCGCGAAGAAGTATTTGCCTTTGTGGTGTATTATAAACAGCGAACGCACGCCGTTGAGAAAAATAAGGTAGCTATCTGGACCCGCGAGCTAATCGACGCCGTTCTGTCCGTTGGCGGAACCTATTACCTCCCCTACCAGGTCCATGCTACACCCGACCAGTTCCATCGGGCCTATCCAAACGCCCAAACCTTGTTCGCGCTCAAGCAAGAACTGGACCCTGCGTTTCGGTTTCGCAATGTTTTCTGGGATACCTATTATCATCCAACTGTTACAGAGCCTCGCTCTTTACCACAACACACTACGAACTACGAATGA
- a CDS encoding alpha/beta hydrolase-fold protein has product MFTYRTLFNGLIFWLLLSSSATTLLAQTAASARFRFEVSFPAAVSSSPLTGRMFLIIARKDSLEPRLQVGRYGTQFFGVDFEKLAPAKSVTIDGATLGYPINDLKELPVGDYYIQAVLSKYTEFKRSDGHTVWMHMDQWEGQDWRRSPGNVYSAVQKIRIDPAKQQTVNVQVTTIIPPISVPPDTKWVKHIKIRSEKLTKFWGQPIYIGATILLPKGYDDEPNRLYPTVYQQGHFSLAAPFRFEENEANEFYREWVSDSSPRFIAVTLQHPSPYFDDSYAVNSVNNGPYGDAIHEELIPEIEKNFRCIREGYARLLTGGSTGGWESFALQVWYPDFYGGTWSFAPDPLDFWNVEGIDIYRDKNAFYKEHEWYRVPTPNTRVPATGETRLTSQQRNTMELVNGTKGRSGGQLDVWSSVFGPVGDDGYFKPLFDKKTGIIDPTVAQYWKEHYDLRYYLEKNWSTVGPKLVGKLHVICGRMDDFFLNFGVYKVDDFLTKAQNPAYGGSFTYGERGGHSWRPYSNAELLRMMDAHLKKRMPTKTTPN; this is encoded by the coding sequence ATGTTTACTTACCGCACGTTGTTCAACGGCCTGATTTTCTGGCTGCTGTTATCGTCATCAGCAACTACTTTGCTGGCCCAAACAGCGGCTTCGGCCCGGTTTCGTTTCGAGGTTTCCTTTCCCGCTGCTGTTAGTTCGAGTCCACTAACCGGGCGAATGTTTCTGATTATTGCCCGAAAAGACAGCCTGGAGCCACGTTTGCAGGTTGGCCGTTATGGTACTCAGTTCTTTGGCGTTGATTTTGAGAAACTGGCTCCGGCAAAATCCGTAACCATCGACGGGGCAACACTAGGTTACCCAATCAATGACCTGAAGGAGTTACCTGTGGGTGACTATTACATTCAGGCAGTACTCAGCAAATACACCGAGTTTAAACGCTCCGATGGGCACACGGTCTGGATGCATATGGATCAGTGGGAAGGGCAGGACTGGCGACGATCGCCGGGAAATGTCTATAGTGCTGTTCAGAAAATTAGAATTGACCCGGCAAAACAGCAGACGGTAAACGTGCAGGTTACGACCATCATTCCGCCAATTTCAGTACCACCGGATACTAAATGGGTGAAACACATTAAGATCCGTAGCGAAAAACTGACAAAATTCTGGGGACAACCAATTTACATTGGAGCGACAATTTTACTGCCCAAAGGCTACGATGATGAGCCGAACCGGCTTTATCCAACCGTTTATCAGCAGGGGCACTTTTCATTGGCAGCTCCGTTTCGCTTCGAAGAAAATGAAGCGAACGAGTTTTATCGGGAGTGGGTTTCTGACAGTTCGCCCCGCTTTATTGCCGTTACGCTGCAACACCCATCACCCTATTTCGACGACTCGTATGCCGTAAATTCTGTCAATAACGGCCCCTATGGCGATGCCATTCATGAAGAACTGATTCCCGAAATTGAGAAGAATTTTCGCTGCATTCGCGAAGGATATGCCCGATTGCTCACGGGTGGATCAACGGGAGGCTGGGAGTCGTTTGCGTTGCAGGTCTGGTATCCCGATTTCTATGGCGGAACCTGGTCGTTTGCGCCCGATCCGCTCGATTTCTGGAATGTTGAAGGCATCGATATCTACAGGGATAAAAATGCTTTCTACAAAGAGCATGAGTGGTATCGGGTACCAACGCCCAATACGCGCGTTCCGGCCACGGGCGAAACCCGACTGACATCGCAGCAGCGGAATACGATGGAACTCGTTAATGGGACTAAAGGGCGTTCGGGAGGGCAGCTCGACGTCTGGAGTTCGGTATTTGGGCCCGTAGGCGACGATGGCTATTTTAAACCCTTGTTCGATAAGAAAACCGGCATTATCGACCCAACCGTAGCCCAGTACTGGAAAGAACACTATGACCTTCGATACTATCTCGAAAAAAACTGGTCGACGGTGGGGCCTAAGCTAGTTGGCAAACTTCATGTAATTTGCGGCCGGATGGATGATTTCTTCCTCAATTTTGGCGTTTATAAAGTGGATGATTTTCTGACTAAGGCTCAGAACCCGGCCTATGGTGGTTCATTTACGTATGGTGAGCGGGGCGGACATAGCTGGCGACCGTATTCCAATGCCGAACTCCTGCGTATGATGGATGCACACCTGAAAAAACGGATGCCCACAAAAACAACGCCTAACTAA
- a CDS encoding prolyl oligopeptidase family serine peptidase: MLHNLTTLRKRCQTLLVLAVSLPLIGHAQDAQTYQTPPKVLADLVTMPPTPNVSMSAKGDVMLLLEQAGAPGIAELAQPELKIAGLRLNPANTGPSRTHYITGLKLKGLTEKEPRAITGLPAEPLISFVQWSPDDSKIAFAVSTDTRIDLYVADVATASAQKVGSVALNATLGMPYYWLSDSKGLIVKTVPAGRGPAPEMSRVPAGPTTQENVGGKRGQAPTYQDLLKNPSDEKQFAYYTTAQVVRLGLDGSTTPIGQPGIILTAEPSPNGQFVMIETVHTPFSYLVPVYRFPLKTDIYTITGSLAKSLNDSPLQESVPYSRDGAPTGPRNFSWRADAPASIYYTVAQDNGDPKVKAAIRDKVFLLDAPFTAQPKEIYAAQFRFAGFDWGNESTALASERWWQTRKTITKIVNPTNWQTSALFDRSYEDRYSNPGQPDTKHNQYGREVLNLLPTGEIFMINAQGSSPEGDRPFVSLLNLKTKQSKELWRSAAPYFERPVAVLDATRQVILTTREAPEENPNYFVRNLKARIAPVQVTFFPHPYPQLKGIQKQQLRYKRSDGVDLTATLYLPAGYKKEQGTLPTFLWAYPAEFKSKEAAGQVSGSPYQFNRISYWGAAAFVTMGYAILDNASIPIVGEGDKEPNDTYVEQLVASAKAAIDEGVRLGVVDSSRVGVGGHSYGAFMTANLLTHSKLFKAGIARSGAYNRTLTPFGFQNEQRSYWQAPDVYNRMSPFMNADKMKTPLLLIHGEADNNTGTFPIQSERYYNALKGFGATTRLVFLPYESHHYDSKESLLHMLSEMNGWLDKYVKNPTETGKPNQASKVGGGK; this comes from the coding sequence ATGCTTCACAACCTAACTACTCTTCGAAAACGCTGCCAAACGCTTCTGGTACTAGCGGTGAGTCTGCCGCTCATTGGCCACGCACAGGATGCGCAAACCTACCAGACCCCACCTAAGGTGCTGGCCGATCTGGTAACGATGCCGCCTACGCCCAACGTAAGTATGTCGGCCAAAGGCGATGTTATGCTCCTGCTCGAACAGGCCGGAGCACCCGGCATTGCCGAGCTGGCGCAGCCCGAACTAAAAATAGCAGGTCTGCGGTTAAACCCAGCCAACACAGGCCCAAGCCGAACGCATTACATTACGGGTCTGAAACTAAAAGGGCTAACCGAAAAAGAGCCAAGAGCCATTACCGGGCTCCCGGCCGAACCGCTCATCAGTTTTGTTCAGTGGTCGCCCGATGACAGTAAAATTGCCTTTGCTGTGTCAACCGACACCCGAATCGATCTGTATGTGGCCGATGTAGCTACAGCATCCGCCCAGAAAGTAGGCTCGGTTGCGCTCAATGCCACATTAGGAATGCCGTATTACTGGCTCTCCGACAGCAAAGGGCTAATCGTTAAAACCGTGCCGGCTGGCCGTGGTCCCGCACCCGAAATGAGCCGGGTTCCTGCTGGCCCTACCACACAGGAAAACGTAGGAGGCAAACGCGGTCAGGCACCCACTTATCAGGATCTGCTCAAAAATCCATCCGACGAAAAGCAGTTTGCCTATTATACAACAGCTCAGGTTGTTCGGCTGGGACTCGATGGCTCAACAACGCCTATTGGTCAGCCCGGAATCATTCTAACGGCCGAACCATCGCCCAATGGCCAGTTTGTGATGATCGAAACAGTTCACACACCGTTCTCCTACCTGGTTCCGGTGTACCGTTTTCCGCTTAAAACCGATATTTATACCATTACGGGTTCGCTGGCAAAAAGCCTCAACGATTCTCCACTTCAGGAAAGTGTTCCCTATAGCCGCGATGGTGCCCCAACAGGGCCGCGCAATTTTTCATGGCGGGCCGACGCGCCAGCCTCAATTTATTATACCGTAGCCCAGGATAACGGCGACCCAAAAGTAAAAGCAGCAATTCGGGATAAGGTATTCCTGCTCGACGCTCCGTTTACGGCACAGCCGAAGGAAATTTATGCGGCTCAGTTCCGGTTTGCGGGTTTCGACTGGGGTAATGAATCAACGGCGCTGGCCAGCGAACGCTGGTGGCAGACCCGTAAAACGATCACCAAAATCGTTAATCCGACCAACTGGCAAACATCGGCATTGTTTGATCGCTCCTACGAAGATCGTTATTCGAATCCTGGACAGCCCGACACCAAACACAACCAATATGGACGTGAAGTGCTGAATTTACTGCCTACCGGCGAAATTTTCATGATCAATGCGCAGGGCTCTTCGCCCGAAGGCGACCGCCCGTTCGTTAGCCTGCTGAACCTGAAAACCAAGCAAAGCAAAGAACTTTGGCGATCGGCCGCACCATATTTTGAGCGACCAGTGGCCGTGCTGGATGCAACGAGGCAGGTGATTCTGACTACTCGCGAAGCACCCGAAGAAAACCCAAACTACTTCGTTCGTAATCTGAAAGCCCGTATTGCTCCCGTTCAGGTAACGTTCTTCCCACATCCATATCCGCAACTGAAAGGTATTCAGAAACAACAGCTTCGCTACAAACGCTCGGACGGCGTTGATCTGACAGCAACCCTGTATCTGCCTGCTGGCTACAAGAAAGAACAGGGAACACTGCCTACCTTTCTGTGGGCCTATCCGGCCGAATTTAAAAGCAAGGAAGCGGCTGGTCAGGTATCAGGATCGCCCTATCAGTTTAATCGAATCAGCTACTGGGGTGCAGCGGCTTTCGTTACGATGGGCTATGCTATTCTGGACAACGCCAGTATTCCTATTGTTGGCGAAGGTGATAAAGAGCCAAACGATACATACGTAGAACAGTTGGTAGCCAGTGCCAAGGCGGCCATCGACGAAGGCGTTCGGCTGGGAGTTGTCGATTCGAGCCGGGTGGGCGTGGGTGGACACTCCTATGGGGCCTTCATGACGGCAAACCTTTTGACGCACAGCAAACTTTTCAAGGCAGGTATTGCCCGTAGTGGTGCCTATAACCGTACACTGACTCCGTTTGGTTTTCAGAACGAACAACGGTCCTACTGGCAGGCCCCGGATGTTTATAACCGGATGTCGCCGTTTATGAATGCCGATAAAATGAAAACACCATTGCTGCTCATTCATGGCGAAGCCGACAACAACACCGGTACGTTCCCGATTCAGTCGGAGCGTTACTACAATGCGCTGAAAGGGTTTGGAGCCACAACACGGTTAGTGTTCCTACCCTATGAAAGCCATCATTACGATTCCAAAGAATCACTGCTGCATATGCTCTCCGAAATGAACGGCTGGCTCGACAAATACGTCAAAAATCCGACCGAAACGGGAAAACCCAACCAGGCCAGCAAAGTTGGCGGAGGCAAATAA
- a CDS encoding CocE/NonD family hydrolase, whose amino-acid sequence MHFFTHQQTRRKSLHLTLGVLLCLFLALTTHRVAAQGPGVNKEDSIYVRENYTKIERMIPMRDGVKLFTAIYMPRSTSQKYPIMLDRTPYSVAPYGEDKYKTSLGPSMLFARDGYIIVYQDVRGRYMSEGDFVAVKPYMPNKKKTDVDESTDTYDTIDWLIKNIPNNNGRVGTWGISAPGFYTTMTTLDAHPALKAASPQAPVTDWYMGDDRHHNGAFFLMGTFAFLSSYGAPRPEPSPKGSPPFMAYGTPNAYEFYLNLGPIKNANEQIFKGKNAIWNEMMEHGNYDDFWQARTPVPHLKNIKPAVMTVGGWFDQEDLYGPLKTYAGIERNNPKSPNLLVMGPWIHGGWARSTGEALGNIRFDAKTAPFFRETIEFPFFNHYLKDKPDPQLPKAYIFETGSNQWKKYDQWPPKAAEEKKLYFHPNGKLSFDKPSAASTAFSEYLSDPNKPVPFTSEIRITRGSDFMYEDQRFAATRPDVLVFESDTLTEDVTISGNVMADLFVSTTGTDADFVVKLIDVYPDNAPNNSPIAGTKMGGFQLMVRGEVMRAKYRNSFSKPEAMKPGEVTEVKFDMQDAAHTFKKGHKLMVQVQSSWFPLVDRNPQKFVNIYQATEADFQKATHRVYFSPQQASNVTVRVVK is encoded by the coding sequence ATGCATTTTTTTACGCATCAACAAACCCGTCGAAAATCACTTCATCTAACGCTGGGCGTTCTTCTTTGTCTGTTTCTGGCGCTGACTACACACCGGGTAGCCGCTCAGGGGCCAGGCGTCAATAAAGAAGACTCGATTTACGTCCGCGAAAATTATACGAAAATTGAGCGGATGATTCCCATGCGCGACGGCGTGAAGCTGTTTACGGCGATTTACATGCCCAGGAGTACATCGCAAAAGTACCCCATTATGCTCGACCGGACGCCCTATAGCGTAGCGCCCTATGGCGAAGATAAATACAAGACGTCACTAGGACCGTCGATGCTATTTGCCAGGGATGGTTATATAATTGTTTATCAGGATGTTCGGGGACGATACATGTCAGAAGGGGATTTTGTAGCCGTAAAACCCTATATGCCCAACAAGAAGAAAACAGATGTCGACGAAAGTACCGATACCTACGATACCATCGACTGGCTGATCAAAAACATTCCCAACAACAACGGACGGGTTGGCACCTGGGGTATTTCGGCGCCTGGTTTTTATACAACAATGACCACGCTCGATGCGCATCCGGCCCTAAAAGCGGCTTCGCCACAGGCCCCCGTAACCGACTGGTATATGGGCGACGATCGGCATCATAATGGTGCTTTCTTTCTGATGGGTACGTTTGCCTTTCTGTCGTCTTATGGCGCTCCTCGCCCTGAGCCAAGCCCTAAAGGATCTCCCCCTTTTATGGCCTATGGCACACCAAACGCCTATGAGTTCTACCTGAATCTGGGGCCGATTAAAAATGCCAATGAGCAGATTTTCAAAGGCAAAAACGCCATCTGGAACGAGATGATGGAGCATGGCAATTACGACGATTTCTGGCAGGCGCGTACGCCCGTTCCGCATCTGAAAAACATTAAGCCTGCCGTGATGACGGTAGGCGGCTGGTTCGATCAGGAAGATTTGTATGGCCCCCTGAAAACCTATGCTGGTATTGAACGAAACAACCCGAAATCGCCTAATTTGCTGGTGATGGGTCCCTGGATTCACGGTGGCTGGGCCCGGTCGACGGGTGAAGCATTGGGGAATATTCGTTTCGATGCTAAAACAGCTCCTTTTTTCCGCGAAACTATTGAGTTTCCATTTTTTAACCATTACCTGAAAGATAAACCTGATCCGCAACTTCCGAAAGCCTACATTTTCGAAACAGGCTCAAATCAGTGGAAAAAATATGACCAATGGCCACCTAAGGCAGCCGAAGAGAAAAAACTGTATTTCCACCCAAATGGAAAGCTGTCGTTTGATAAGCCATCTGCTGCTTCGACTGCTTTCAGCGAGTATTTGAGCGACCCCAACAAACCCGTTCCGTTTACCAGCGAAATTCGGATTACGCGAGGAAGTGATTTTATGTACGAAGATCAGCGTTTTGCGGCTACCCGCCCCGATGTGCTGGTGTTTGAGTCGGATACATTGACCGAAGATGTGACCATTTCGGGCAATGTGATGGCCGATCTGTTTGTGTCTACAACCGGTACCGATGCCGATTTTGTGGTGAAACTAATTGATGTGTATCCCGATAATGCGCCCAACAACAGCCCAATTGCCGGTACAAAAATGGGCGGGTTTCAGTTAATGGTTCGGGGCGAGGTAATGCGTGCCAAATACCGCAATAGCTTCTCGAAACCGGAAGCCATGAAACCAGGTGAGGTGACAGAAGTGAAGTTTGATATGCAGGATGCGGCTCATACTTTTAAAAAAGGGCATAAACTAATGGTTCAGGTGCAAAGCTCCTGGTTTCCGCTCGTTGACCGCAATCCGCAGAAATTTGTAAACATCTATCAGGCTACTGAAGCCGATTTTCAGAAGGCAACTCATCGGGTTTATTTTTCTCCTCAGCAGGCATCGAACGTAACGGTCCGGGTTGTGAAATAG